TCACGTGCCCGTCGGACCGAGTGACGTGAGGTGCGACGGACCGGTCAGGCCGCCGCCCACTCGGCAGTTTGTCACCGTCGGGGCGCCTCTCGAGTGGGCGCTACTGCATGGCGGATTCTCGTGCGTTGACGTGTAACGCGAAGCGCCCCACGCGGACTACGCTACAGGAAGCGGAACACGCGTCCGGACGTAAGCGGAACTCGGCACGGTCTACCCCCACTTTCCGCAGCGCTCCGGACTCGTCGCGGCGGTGTTCCGGCGCGAGGTCGACGCGTGTGCCGCCGCTGCCCCCGCCCTCGCGGCCGAGTACGCGCCAGGGGACGCGCTCGCCCGGTGGCTGCGGCGGGACACGGAGTTCATCGCCGCGAAGCGGGGCCTCGCCGGGGCGCTGCACTCGGGCGATCCCGCGTTCGCAGCCCTGCCCGCGTACTTCCAGCAATACCTCGACCCCGCCCTCGACGCGCCCCTCGCGGCCGCCGCCGGTGCGGTTCGCGGCGACGTCGACACGACCGACCTGCTGCGCGCGGTCGCGACTCTCTGCCTGGCCGCCGACGCGCTCGACACCGGTGACGTGCGGCGCATGGTTGCCTTACTCATCGACGGCCTACGCTATAGCGGAACTGCGCCTGCGGCGACCGTGCGACCGCAACCGTGATTCGACGTGGTGCGTGATCGATCGAGGCCGCACGCGTGCGAAGTGCACCGCGCCAACCGTCACACCGCGCTCACATTTCAGATATTGTGTTTTGTAACTAGTCGCGTATTCTTGGAGCTGTTCGCACTTCACAGGAAACCCTCAGCACGACACAAGGAGCACCTCATGACTGAAGCCACGCTCGGCGGCCAGTTCACGTTCCCCGGCACCTCGTCGACGGTCCACCGGATCGGCTACGGCGCGATGCAGTTGGCCGGCCCCGGCGTCTACGGGCCGCCCAAGGACCCGGACGGGGCCGTCGCCGTCCTGCGCGCGGCCGTCGCGGCCGGCGTGAATCACATCGACACCAGCGACTTCTACGGCCCGCACGTCACCAACCAGATCATCCGGCAGGCGCTGCACCCCTACCCGTCGGACCTGGTGATCGTCACCAAGGTCGGGGCCCGCCGCCCGGCCGACAAATCGTGGCAGCCCGCCCAGTCGCCCACAGAGCTGACGCAGGCCGTCCACGACAACCTGCGCAACCTCGGGCTGGACGCGCTCGACATCGTCAACTACCGGGCGATGGGGATGGGCGCCGGCCACGGGCCCGGCGAGGGGTCGATCGCCGAACAGGTGACGGCGCTGGCCGACCTGCAGCGCCAGGGGCTGATCCGACACATCGGCCTGAGCAACGTCACGGCCGCCCAGGTCGCCGAGGCGCAGACGATCGCCCCGGTGGTATGCGTGCAGAACCAGTACAACCTGGTCCACCGTGAGGACGACGCCCTCGTCGACAATCTGGCCCGGCAGGGTATCGCGTACGTGCCGTTCTTCCCACTCGGCGGGTTCAATCCGCTGCAGTCGTCGACGCTGTCGGACGTCGCGGGGCGGCTCGGGGCGACGCCGATGCAGGTCGCGCTCGCGT
The Gemmatimonadetes bacterium T265 genome window above contains:
- a CDS encoding oxidoreductase gives rise to the protein MTEATLGGQFTFPGTSSTVHRIGYGAMQLAGPGVYGPPKDPDGAVAVLRAAVAAGVNHIDTSDFYGPHVTNQIIRQALHPYPSDLVIVTKVGARRPADKSWQPAQSPTELTQAVHDNLRNLGLDALDIVNYRAMGMGAGHGPGEGSIAEQVTALADLQRQGLIRHIGLSNVTAAQVAEAQTIAPVVCVQNQYNLVHREDDALVDNLARQGIAYVPFFPLGGFNPLQSSTLSDVAGRLGATPMQVALAWLLQRSPNILLIPGTSSVAHLQENLAAAQVTLSPETLAELDGIGAAAVQH